A stretch of the Lolium perenne isolate Kyuss_39 chromosome 3, Kyuss_2.0, whole genome shotgun sequence genome encodes the following:
- the LOC139829748 gene encoding glutathione S-transferase 1-like produces MEINIQGLLPHRHYRAESCSSICPLLYVEHPSGSRTNMSPMKVFGHPMLTNVARVMLFLEEIGAEYELVPVDYLAGEHKRPQHLQLNPFAKMPGFQDGDLVLFESRAIGKYVIRKYGTADLDLLGENSGIEASAMVDLWTEVEAQQYYPAIAPAVFECIINPSIMRTAPTNQTVVDESLERLRGVLGIYEARLEKSKYLAGDSVSFADLNHIPFTFYFMTTPHASLFDEYPKVKAWWESLMARPAVQRVCKHMPTEF; encoded by the exons ATGGAGATCAACATCCAAGGCCTCCTCCCACACAGACACTACAGAGCAGAGTCTTGCTCCAGTATCTGCCCTCTCCTGTACGTAGAGCATCCATCAGGTTCACGGACAAACATGTCTCCGATGAAGGTGTTCGGGCACCCGATGTTGACGAACGTCGCACGGGTGATGCTCTTTCTGGAGGAGATCGGCGCCGAGTACGAGCTCGTGCCCGTCGACTACCTCGCCGGCGAGCACAAGCGCCCCCAACACCTCCAGCTAAAC CCGTTTGCGAAGATGCCTGGGTTCCAAGATGGCGATCTCGTCCTGTTCG AGTCGCGCGCTATCGGCAAGTACGTCATCCGCAAGTACGGGACAGCCGACCTCGACCTCCTCGGAGAAAACAGCGGCATCGAAGCATCAGCAATGGTGGACCTGTGGACGGAGGTGGAGGCCCAGCAGTACTACCCGGCCATCGCGCCCGCGGTGTTCGAGTGCATCATCAATCCCTCCATAATGCGTACCGCGCCGACGAACCAGACCGTCGTCGACGAGAGCCTGGAGCGGCTGAGGGGTGTGCTGGGGATCTACGAGGCCCGGCTGGAGAAGAGCAAGTACTTGGCCGGGGACTCCGTCAGCTTCGCCGATCTGAACCACATCCCATTCACCTTCTACTTCATGACGACGCCGCACGCGTCGCTGTTCGATGAGTACCCCAAGGTGAAGGCCTGGTGGGAGAGCCTGATGGCGAGGCCGGCGGTGCAGAGGGTCTGCAAGCATATGCCtaccgagttttag